The following coding sequences are from one Methanococcoides methylutens window:
- a CDS encoding ferritin family protein, with protein MGNIGSVEDAVKLGISFEDQGRDFYLEFAEATTDPAAKDMFIYLAEEEKKHAKYLQSYLKGEDLSIDEESDMPDFKEAFASEFTGEKLGEVGVMLAAMRLERKTEDLYLMLSSVSSDAVQRDFFEKLAAVERGHYDLIDGLLGAITGFRMQT; from the coding sequence GTGGGTAATATAGGTTCCGTTGAAGATGCAGTGAAGCTGGGAATATCTTTTGAGGATCAGGGCAGAGATTTTTATCTGGAGTTTGCAGAAGCTACTACGGATCCTGCTGCCAAAGATATGTTCATCTACCTTGCAGAAGAAGAGAAGAAGCATGCTAAATATCTGCAAAGCTATCTGAAAGGTGAAGACCTTTCAATTGATGAAGAGTCTGATATGCCTGATTTCAAGGAAGCATTTGCTTCAGAGTTCACTGGTGAGAAGCTTGGTGAGGTTGGTGTAATGCTGGCTGCCATGAGACTTGAGCGAAAGACCGAAGACCTTTACCTGATGCTTTCAAGTGTATCTTCGGATGCTGTTCAACGTGATTTCTTTGAAAAGCTTGCGGCAGTTGAAAGGGGCCATTACGACCTGATCGACGGTTTGCTTGGTGCGATTACCGGTTTCAGGATGCAGACATAA